CCTCCATCGCGGGCGATCGCGGAAGAAGAGGGAATCCGGTTTACAACACATCCAAGGCGGGAATGAACACGTATCTCGAAGCGCTTCGCAATCGTCTCGCTGTTCTCGGCGTTCAAGTTCTCACCGTAAAACCCGGGTTTATCGATACGGCGATGACGCAAGGGATGAAAGGTCTTTTCTGGCTCATCTCCGCGAAAGAAGCAGCTTCGATTATTTTGAAGGCAGCCGATTCCGGAAAAGAAAACATCTACGTTCCCGCGCGCTGGGGACTTGTCGGATTGATCATCCGTTGTATTCCTTCCTTTATCTTCCGACGTCTTTCCATTTGATCTTTCAGGATTAAAGGGGGTAACACATGGCAACCGCATCCAAAGCAAAGACTTCTTCTCCTAAGAAGAAGTCTTCCGCAAAAACTTCGAAACCATCGAAGCCGAAAAAATCGTCGATCGACATTGCGCTTCCCGCTCCGAGTAAGGTGGAAGCCTGGGGAATGAATCATCATTCGATGTCTCCCGTCGTATTTCCCGAAACGGAAGAGGACTTCCGCGATCTCTTTTCATACGCTGGTTCGAAAGGGATCAAACTTACCTTCCGCGGAGGAGGCTGCAGCTACGGAGACGCAGCGACCAACACGAAGGGAATCGTCATCAATATCTCGAAATACAATCGAATCTTGGAATTCAACGCGAAGACCGGAGTTCTCAAAGCGGAATCCGGAGTAACGATCAAACAACTCTGGGAATTCGGAATCGAAAAAGGATTTTGGCCTCCCGTCGTAAGCGGAACCATGTTTCCCACGTTAGGCGGCGCGTTATCCATGAACATTCACGGAAAGAACAACTTCGCCGTGGGGCCGATCGGGGATCATATTCTCGAGTTTACGTTCATGACGCCCGACGGAAAGGTTCTTACCTGTTCCAGAAAGAAGAATCAGGAACTGTTCTTCGGAGCGATTTCCGGCTTCGGGATGTTAGGCGCTTTTCTGACGGTTACGATTCAGATGAAACATATCTACGCCGGAAAAATGAAGGTATGGCCGGTCGTAAGCAAGAATCTGCAGGATATGTTCGACTACTTCGAGCAGGAATACAAACATTCCGATTACCTCGTGGGTTGGGTGGACGCGTTCGCATCGGGAAGTTCTCTCGGGAGAGGACAGATCCACAAAGCGGTTCATTTAAAAAAGGGAGAAGATCCCGATTTTCCGGAAAATTGTAAATTAGAAAAACAGAATTTACCCAGCACCTTTCTCGGAGTGATTCCCAAAGCTTGGATGTGGATGTTTATGCTTCCATTCTCCAACAACCTCGGCATGAGACTCGTGAACTTTGCGAAGTTCATCTCCGGTTATCTGACCAATAACAAACCGTATATGCAAGGACACGCGGAGTATGCGTTCTTATTGGATTACGTTCCGAACTGGAAGTTTATGTATAAACCCGGTTCGATGATTCAATATCAGAGTTTTATTCCCAAGGAGAACGCGGTCGACGGCTTTTCGGAAATTTTAAGAATCTGTCAGAAGAGGGGAATCATCACCTGGTTGGCGGTATTCAAAAAACATAAACCGGATCCGTTT
The window above is part of the Leptospira yasudae genome. Proteins encoded here:
- a CDS encoding FAD-binding oxidoreductase, which encodes MATASKAKTSSPKKKSSAKTSKPSKPKKSSIDIALPAPSKVEAWGMNHHSMSPVVFPETEEDFRDLFSYAGSKGIKLTFRGGGCSYGDAATNTKGIVINISKYNRILEFNAKTGVLKAESGVTIKQLWEFGIEKGFWPPVVSGTMFPTLGGALSMNIHGKNNFAVGPIGDHILEFTFMTPDGKVLTCSRKKNQELFFGAISGFGMLGAFLTVTIQMKHIYAGKMKVWPVVSKNLQDMFDYFEQEYKHSDYLVGWVDAFASGSSLGRGQIHKAVHLKKGEDPDFPENCKLEKQNLPSTFLGVIPKAWMWMFMLPFSNNLGMRLVNFAKFISGYLTNNKPYMQGHAEYAFLLDYVPNWKFMYKPGSMIQYQSFIPKENAVDGFSEILRICQKRGIITWLAVFKKHKPDPFLLTHALDGYSMAMDFPVTSGNKKRLWELAGELDEIVLKYGGKFYFAKDSTLRPEIVQRAFPKKNLETFHSLKKKYDPKGILETDLYRRIMGIW